In the genome of Kiritimatiellia bacterium, the window GTTTTCGCGGGCCGCTTTTGTTTCCGGGAAACAACGGCGGGCTTCTTGCACGATGGCGTCAATTTCATCGTCGCTTCTTTTGTAATCGTGATGGGTCAGGATAAGTTCGCCCGCGCCGGCGCGCCGGGCAAAATCCGCTCCGTCCTTCCAACTGCTATGCCCCCAGCCGCGGCGCTTTGCAAGCTCCTCCGGAGTCCATTGCGCGTCATAAATAAGATAATCAACCCCCCGGCATAATCGCAATAAAGCCCCGTCAATGTCCGGGGAGCCGCTTTCATGATCGGTAACAATGGCAACCGACTTCTTTCCGGTTTTAAACCGGAAGGCGAGACAATTTTGCGGATGCGCAAGCGGGCACCAGGCAACCTGAACGCCGTGCAAATCAAAAGCGTTTTTTCCGGCGGGTAAATCGCTGAATTCAAGACGCGCCCCCATTTCAGCCAGCGGCGCCGGCCAGTAAGGCGGCGCAAAAAGGTTGGCCAGCGCCGCGCGCCAGTTCTTGCCGCCGGAAGAATCAGCGATCAGCTGCAACGAAGATTGGCGGCGGGAAAGCCGTTTCAGGAACGGCAGGGCCATTACATGGTCAAGATGAAAGTGGGTGAACAGGACGGCCGCCGGCCGCAGCTTTTCATCCGCGGTTTCAGCAACCAGTTCAATGCCGGTGCCGGCGTCAATAATCAACATGCCCTCCTCCGTCTTCAGGCAGAAAGAGGTGGTCCGGCCGCCGTATTTTGTGAATTTCCCGCCCGAAACCGGCATGCTCCCCCGCGCCCCCAAGATGACAAAAGACGGCTTCATGCTTCCCGGTCGTTTGAAAAGCGATTCATTTCCCGCGGCCTGAAAGGCGAAGTTTTGGCCAGCTCCTCAAACAGTTTGCGCTCATTTGCCGAGAGCGAATCCGGCACGACAATCCGGACGGCAACAAAAAGGTCGCCCGGATGACGCCCCGGGAGACCTTTGCCGCGCAAACGGAAACGCTGGCCCGACTGTGTCCCGGCCGCGATGGCCAAAGCAGCCGGGCCTTCCATGGTCGGCACTTTGATCCTGGCCCCGAGCGCGGCTTCCCATGGAGCAAGCGGCACGGTAATTTCAAGGTTTTTTCCGGTCCATTTAAAGACCGGATGGGGCATGATGGAAATACGCAGATACAAATCGCCGGCCGGGCCTGCCCCGCGTCCGGCCCCGCCCTGGCCGGCCAGCCTGATTTTCATGCCGTCAACGGCGCCCGGCGGTATCTGCACCTTGTAATTCCTTGTTTGCCGCAGAGGGCGGCCGCGGTCATCCAGGCCGACCGTCTGCAATCCGATGTTTTTTTTAACGCCATGATACGCTTCTTCCAGGCTGATGGACAGCCCGGCCTCGTGATCCTGACCGCGCGTTTGATGAAATGGCCGCCCCCCACCGCCGCGTCCGCCGAAAAGGGTCTCAAAAAAATCGCTGAAACCGCCGAAATCTTCCGCCGTGAACCCGGCGCCGGAAGGTTCCCCGTAAAACCGATATTGCGCCTCTTCCCAGCCGGGCGGCGGGCGGAACTCATCGCCCGCTCGGTAATTTGCGCCGAATTCGTCGTATTTACCGCGCTTCTGCGGGTCGCCGAGCACCTCGTAGGCCTCGGCAATTTCCTTGAAGCGATTTTCCGCGCCCGGGTCCTTGTTCACGTCCGGATGGAATTTGCGCGCCAGTTTGCGATAGGCTTTGCGGATTTCATCCTGAGACGCGCCCCGC includes:
- a CDS encoding DnaJ C-terminal domain-containing protein; amino-acid sequence: MQFKDYYGTLGVARGASQDEIRKAYRKLARKFHPDVNKDPGAENRFKEIAEAYEVLGDPQKRGKYDEFGANYRAGDEFRPPPGWEEAQYRFYGEPSGAGFTAEDFGGFSDFFETLFGGRGGGGRPFHQTRGQDHEAGLSISLEEAYHGVKKNIGLQTVGLDDRGRPLRQTRNYKVQIPPGAVDGMKIRLAGQGGAGRGAGPAGDLYLRISIMPHPVFKWTGKNLEITVPLAPWEAALGARIKVPTMEGPAALAIAAGTQSGQRFRLRGKGLPGRHPGDLFVAVRIVVPDSLSANERKLFEELAKTSPFRPREMNRFSNDREA
- a CDS encoding MBL fold metallo-hydrolase, with the translated sequence MKPSFVILGARGSMPVSGGKFTKYGGRTTSFCLKTEEGMLIIDAGTGIELVAETADEKLRPAAVLFTHFHLDHVMALPFLKRLSRRQSSLQLIADSSGGKNWRAALANLFAPPYWPAPLAEMGARLEFSDLPAGKNAFDLHGVQVAWCPLAHPQNCLAFRFKTGKKSVAIVTDHESGSPDIDGALLRLCRGVDYLIYDAQWTPEELAKRRGWGHSSWKDGADFARRAGAGELILTHHDYKRSDDEIDAIVQEARRCFPETKAARENMPVF